The following are encoded in a window of Vespula pensylvanica isolate Volc-1 chromosome 2, ASM1446617v1, whole genome shotgun sequence genomic DNA:
- the LOC122637490 gene encoding mitogen-activated protein kinase kinase kinase 15 isoform X1, which translates to MPSTCGDAIDVPVGIVDGISSTDSIGTQSDVSGNTTVSGRPRMDVACVLDLQQPEHLAQRKRALEEVKQACHLVNANMHHIQFEKLDFGETNVLDTFYNADVAVVDLSIQLQQSALFYHLGVRESFGMKENILLHNDVDTEATIRLKLSCGSYTFVSYRVTECGSCVATCPATSRITGEESIDPKQHLTLKLKKLFQDVEVQSKAHMKEKFLADLRKARETYSGEELSRALNNMRKRLDDPNVLSGEVVLNVLISFREIQGYDAMVQLVDDLKTIPTHKNYINTPAIRYLYAFALNRRNKEGDRERALKVIEKALEKKENHVPDMLCLCGRIYKDKFVESRHTDQESLRNAIHWYRKGFEVQPNEYAGINLATLLVIAGNEFSKSEELQHIGMVLNNLIGKKGSLSSLKDYWDVATFFEISVLAEDYSKAIQAAECMFKLKPPNWYLKSTIGNISLIDRFRKKTEEAEVSPEEQIFSFWMDYFVEATKPEVGDSIRFPLLVLEPTKILMPSYVNVNLGAEEKSIQIWNLCLDNMKNNCKQVHDWLFTANMIRSVSLYKRDERCLFLYVHQNSDDFQMYLPSVQCRQRFYDLVLEMTRDEEGMVTDLDAYMTDDRMKFEYELDDQNKRIILGKGTYGVVYAARDLNTQVRIAVKEIRERNLGDVQPLHEEIKLHSQLRHRNIVQYLGSVSEDGYFKIFMEQVPGGSLSALLRSKWGPLKENESTISYYTKQILEGLKYLHDQKIVHRDIKGDNVLVNTYSGVVKISDFGMSKRLAGLCPSTETFTGTLQYMAPEVIDKGQRGYGAPADIWSLGCTIVEMATGKPPFIELGSAQAAVFKVGYYKIHPEIPSELSERAKSFILRCFEPNPDVRATAAELLEDPFLNEKKKTSRLAAPPDFSRSISVPADRIDRLGKCDKTNNNHIVTAVPMQTSQSDDRIACSGGLTKSSPLRERSPAHLLSPISMPSATLSFNSTIGNTPSIETSESDATGASITRRSSSGGLLSPEVELGGQSGHKSGEEQEGFYLLKKDSQRRMTLTRVLSQDETKICEVWMRGIHQDVGQTVLRMNHLILLMRGLKDYISEQNQEVIITAIRTLKEELDFDSTAINHLQLAIYLFQTAVNEVLRMHSIKPHWMFALDNLVRNAVQAAITVLSPELGANLLGQERVQPGGQGPEEGSTSGVSTVNSIKSQKIVDSVDNKYWKEYHDQMGTLKMENMKLLQELLDCQKSYQVLLQQALEEQRAQMNTLTHLCESINRKALRQESGYNSSMSGCKNGTNQSDLLQTENTNPTDSSYRDGALINWLQDLQIDEVSIDRFMYEEYTLEDVLNYLTRDDIRRLNLRGGIELRIWQAILKYRRDQENTN; encoded by the exons ATGCCGTCCACTTGTGGAGATGCTATAGATGTACCAG ttGGAATAGTAGATGGTATATCTAGTACAGATAGTATTGGAACACAGAGCGATGTTTCTGGAAATACTACGGTATCTGGGAGACCTAGAATGGATGTAGCATGTGTATTAGATCTACAGCAACCAGAACATCTTGCACAACGAAAAAGAGCTTTAGAAGAAGTAAAACAAGCATGTCATTTAGTAAATGCAAACATGCATCATATACAG TTTGAAAAACTCGATTTCGGAGAAACAAATGTTTTGGATACATTTTACAATGCAGATGTAGCTGTGGTTGATTTAAGCATTCAATTACAACAATCTGCACTGTTCTATCATCTGGGTGTGAGGGAAAGTTTtggtatgaaagaaaatatcttgcTTCATAATGATGTAGATACTGAAGCTACAATTAGACTTAAG TTATCATGTGGTAGTTACACATTTGTGTCATATCGTGTAACAGAGTGTGGTTCTTGTGTTGCTACTTGTCCAGCAACTAGTAGAATTACAGGCGAAGAATCCATAGATCCAAAACAACACcttacattaaaattaaagaaattatttcaagatgTTGAAGTACAATCCAA AGCTcacatgaaagaaaaattcttagcAGATTTACGTAAAGCACGTGAAACCTATTCAGGAGAAGAACTCTCTAGAGCATTGAACAACATGCGCAAACGCTTGGATGATCCGAACGTTCTTTCTGGAGAAGTAGTGCTTAATGTACTCATTTCATTTCGAGAGATACAG GGTTATGATGCAATGGTACAATTAGTAGATGATTTAAAAACTATTCCTacacataaaaattatataaatacccCTGCTATTCGTTACTTATATGCTTTTGCACTAAACAgacgaaataaagaaggagatagGGAAAGAGCTTTGAAAGTTATTGAAAAGgcattagaaaagaaagaaaatcatgtACCAGACATGCTGTGTTTGTGTGGAaggatatataaagataaatttgttgaaaGTAGACATACAGATCAAGAAAGTTTAAGAAATGCTATCCATTGGTATAGAAAAGGTTTTGag gTTCAACCAAACGAATATGCTGGTATAAATCTTGCAACACTGTTAGTTATAGCaggaaatgaattttcaaagaGTGAAGAATTACAACATATAGGAATGgtattgaataatttaattggaAAGAAGGGCAGCCTGTCAAGTTTGAAAGACTATTGGGATGTTGCAACCTTTTTTGAGATTAGTGTGTTAGCAGAAGATTACTCAAAGGCTATTCAAGCTGCTGAATGTATGTTCAAACTGAAGCCACCCAACTG GTACCTGAAGTCAACTATAGGCAACATATCCTTGATAGATAGATTTCGCAAAAAAACTGAAGAGGCTGAAGTTTCACCTGAGGAGCAAATATTTAGTTTCTGGATGGACTACTTTGTGGAAGCCACAAAACCGGAAGTTGGAGATAGTATACGGTTTCCA CTTCTAGTGTTAGAGccaacaaaaattttaatgccGAGTTATGTGAATGTCAATCTTGGCgcagaagaaaaatcgatccaAATATGGAATTTATGTTTggataatatgaaaaataattgcaaacaAGTACATGATTGGTTGTTTACTGCAAATATGATTCGAAGTGTGAGTTTATataagagagatgagagatgtctctttttatacgtTCATCAAAATTCTGATGATTTTCAAATGTATCTACCATCCGTACAATGTAGGCAAAGATTTTATGATTTGGTCTTAGAAATGACTAGAGATGAAGAAGGTATGGTTACAGATTTGGATGCTTACATGACCGATGATCGTATGAAG tttgAATATGAACTAGATGatcaaaataaacgaataatactTGGAAAAGGAACATATGGTGTTGTATACGCAGCTCGTGATTTGAATACCCAAGTGCGAATTGCAGTaaaagaaattcgagaaaGGAATTTGGGAGATGTTCAGCCTTTAcacgaagaaattaaattacatagtCAGTTAAGACATAGAAATATTGTTCAGTATTTGGGATCGGTAAGTGAGGATGGAtacttcaaaatttttatggaGCAGGTTCCAGGAG gAAGTCTATCTGCTCTATTACGTTCTAAATGGGGtccattaaaagaaaatgaatcaaCAATATCATATTACACTAAACAGATTTTAGAAGgacttaaatatttacatgatCAAAAAATAGTTCACAGAGATATTAAAg GTGATAATGTGTTAGTTAATACTTACAGTGGAGTGGTTAAGATTTCAGACTTTGGTATGTCTAAACGTTTGGCTGGTCTGTGTCCAAGTACTGAAACATTCACGGGAACTTTACAATATATGGCACCAGAAGTTATTGACAAAGGTCAACGTGGTTATGGTGCACCt GCTGATATTTGGTCTCTGGGCTGTACTATAGTTGAAATGGCAACAGGAAAACCACCATTTATCGAATTGGGTTCTGCTCAAGCAGCTGTATTCaaa GTTGGATACTATAAAATACATCCTGAAATACCATCTGAATTATCCGAGAGAGccaaaagttttatattaagATGTTTTGAACCAAATCCTGATGTGAGAGCAACTGCTGCAGAATTGTTGGAAGATCCATTTTTAAATGA aaaaaagaaaactagtAGATTGGCAGCACCACCAGACTTTAGTAGAAGTATATCTGTTCCTGCGGATAGAATTGATCGTTTAGGAAAGTgtgataaaacaaataataatcatattgtAACTGCAGTTCCAATGCAAACATCACAATCAGATGACAG aattgCATGTAGTGGAGGGCTAACCAAGTCAAGCCCATTGAGAGAGCGCAGTCCAGCTCACCTTCTGTCTCCCATCAGCATGCCATCTGcaactctttcttttaacaG TACAATAGGTAATACACCATCAATAGAAACAAGTGAAAGTGATGCAACTGGAGCTTCTATAACTAGAAGAAGTTCTTCTGGTGGATTATTATCACCAGAAGTTGAATTAGGAG GGCAATCAGGACATAAATCTggagaagaacaagaaggtttttatctattaaaaaaagatagtcaGAGAAGAATGACACTGACAAGAGTTCTTAGTCaagatgaaacaaaaatttgtgaAGTTTGGATGAGAGGTATACATCAGGATGTAGGACAAACTGTTCTACGCATg aatcatttaatattattgatgcGTGGATTAAAGGACTACATTTCTGAACAAAATCAAGAAGTGATCATAACAGCTATACGCACATTGAAAGAAGAATTAGATTTTGATTCAACCGCGATTAACCATCTTCAACTGGCTATTTACTTGTTCCAAACAGCAGTGAATGAAGTTTTAAGAATGCATAGCATTAAACCACATTGGATGTTTGCATTGGATAATTTAGTAAGGAATGCCGTTCAAGCAGCCATTACAGTATTGTCGCCTG aaCTTGGAGCAAATTTATTGGGACAAGAGCGCGTACAACCTGGTGGTCAAGGTCCTGAAGAGGGTTCTACATCTGGTGTTTCAACAGTTAATTCTATAAAGTCTCAAAAGATAGTTGATTCTGTCGATAACAAGTATTGGAAAGAGTATCATGATCAAATGGGCActttaaaaatggaaaatatgaaGTTACTGCAAGAATTGTTAGATTGTCAGAAATCGTATCAAGTATTATTGCAGCAAGCTTTAGAAGAACAAAGAGCACAAATGAATACATTGACTCATCTTTGTGAGAGTATTAATAGAAAAGCTTTAAGACAAGAATCAGG TTATAATTCTAGTATGTCTGGTTGTAAAAATGGGACTAATCAATCAGACTTATTACAAACAGAAAATACAAATCCTACAGATTCTTCATATAGAGATGGAGCACTTATAAATTGGTTACAAGATCTTCAAATAGATGAAGTTTCGATCGATAGg tttATGTATGAGGAATACACTTTGGAAGatgttttaaattatcttaCAAGGGATGATATTCGAAGACTCAATTTAAg ggGCGGCATCGAACTAAGGATATGGCAagctatattaaaatatagaagGGATCaggaaaatacaaattaa
- the LOC122637490 gene encoding mitogen-activated protein kinase kinase kinase 15 isoform X4, with amino-acid sequence MDTSKLSCGSYTFVSYRVTECGSCVATCPATSRITGEESIDPKQHLTLKLKKLFQDVEVQSKAHMKEKFLADLRKARETYSGEELSRALNNMRKRLDDPNVLSGEVVLNVLISFREIQGYDAMVQLVDDLKTIPTHKNYINTPAIRYLYAFALNRRNKEGDRERALKVIEKALEKKENHVPDMLCLCGRIYKDKFVESRHTDQESLRNAIHWYRKGFEVQPNEYAGINLATLLVIAGNEFSKSEELQHIGMVLNNLIGKKGSLSSLKDYWDVATFFEISVLAEDYSKAIQAAECMFKLKPPNWYLKSTIGNISLIDRFRKKTEEAEVSPEEQIFSFWMDYFVEATKPEVGDSIRFPLLVLEPTKILMPSYVNVNLGAEEKSIQIWNLCLDNMKNNCKQVHDWLFTANMIRSVSLYKRDERCLFLYVHQNSDDFQMYLPSVQCRQRFYDLVLEMTRDEEGMVTDLDAYMTDDRMKFEYELDDQNKRIILGKGTYGVVYAARDLNTQVRIAVKEIRERNLGDVQPLHEEIKLHSQLRHRNIVQYLGSVSEDGYFKIFMEQVPGGSLSALLRSKWGPLKENESTISYYTKQILEGLKYLHDQKIVHRDIKGDNVLVNTYSGVVKISDFGMSKRLAGLCPSTETFTGTLQYMAPEVIDKGQRGYGAPADIWSLGCTIVEMATGKPPFIELGSAQAAVFKVGYYKIHPEIPSELSERAKSFILRCFEPNPDVRATAAELLEDPFLNEKKKTSRLAAPPDFSRSISVPADRIDRLGKCDKTNNNHIVTAVPMQTSQSDDRIACSGGLTKSSPLRERSPAHLLSPISMPSATLSFNSTIGNTPSIETSESDATGASITRRSSSGGLLSPEVELGGQSGHKSGEEQEGFYLLKKDSQRRMTLTRVLSQDETKICEVWMRGIHQDVGQTVLRMNHLILLMRGLKDYISEQNQEVIITAIRTLKEELDFDSTAINHLQLAIYLFQTAVNEVLRMHSIKPHWMFALDNLVRNAVQAAITVLSPELGANLLGQERVQPGGQGPEEGSTSGVSTVNSIKSQKIVDSVDNKYWKEYHDQMGTLKMENMKLLQELLDCQKSYQVLLQQALEEQRAQMNTLTHLCESINRKALRQESGYNSSMSGCKNGTNQSDLLQTENTNPTDSSYRDGALINWLQDLQIDEVSIDRFMYEEYTLEDVLNYLTRDDIRRLNLRGGIELRIWQAILKYRRDQENTN; translated from the exons ATGGATACATCTAAA TTATCATGTGGTAGTTACACATTTGTGTCATATCGTGTAACAGAGTGTGGTTCTTGTGTTGCTACTTGTCCAGCAACTAGTAGAATTACAGGCGAAGAATCCATAGATCCAAAACAACACcttacattaaaattaaagaaattatttcaagatgTTGAAGTACAATCCAA AGCTcacatgaaagaaaaattcttagcAGATTTACGTAAAGCACGTGAAACCTATTCAGGAGAAGAACTCTCTAGAGCATTGAACAACATGCGCAAACGCTTGGATGATCCGAACGTTCTTTCTGGAGAAGTAGTGCTTAATGTACTCATTTCATTTCGAGAGATACAG GGTTATGATGCAATGGTACAATTAGTAGATGATTTAAAAACTATTCCTacacataaaaattatataaatacccCTGCTATTCGTTACTTATATGCTTTTGCACTAAACAgacgaaataaagaaggagatagGGAAAGAGCTTTGAAAGTTATTGAAAAGgcattagaaaagaaagaaaatcatgtACCAGACATGCTGTGTTTGTGTGGAaggatatataaagataaatttgttgaaaGTAGACATACAGATCAAGAAAGTTTAAGAAATGCTATCCATTGGTATAGAAAAGGTTTTGag gTTCAACCAAACGAATATGCTGGTATAAATCTTGCAACACTGTTAGTTATAGCaggaaatgaattttcaaagaGTGAAGAATTACAACATATAGGAATGgtattgaataatttaattggaAAGAAGGGCAGCCTGTCAAGTTTGAAAGACTATTGGGATGTTGCAACCTTTTTTGAGATTAGTGTGTTAGCAGAAGATTACTCAAAGGCTATTCAAGCTGCTGAATGTATGTTCAAACTGAAGCCACCCAACTG GTACCTGAAGTCAACTATAGGCAACATATCCTTGATAGATAGATTTCGCAAAAAAACTGAAGAGGCTGAAGTTTCACCTGAGGAGCAAATATTTAGTTTCTGGATGGACTACTTTGTGGAAGCCACAAAACCGGAAGTTGGAGATAGTATACGGTTTCCA CTTCTAGTGTTAGAGccaacaaaaattttaatgccGAGTTATGTGAATGTCAATCTTGGCgcagaagaaaaatcgatccaAATATGGAATTTATGTTTggataatatgaaaaataattgcaaacaAGTACATGATTGGTTGTTTACTGCAAATATGATTCGAAGTGTGAGTTTATataagagagatgagagatgtctctttttatacgtTCATCAAAATTCTGATGATTTTCAAATGTATCTACCATCCGTACAATGTAGGCAAAGATTTTATGATTTGGTCTTAGAAATGACTAGAGATGAAGAAGGTATGGTTACAGATTTGGATGCTTACATGACCGATGATCGTATGAAG tttgAATATGAACTAGATGatcaaaataaacgaataatactTGGAAAAGGAACATATGGTGTTGTATACGCAGCTCGTGATTTGAATACCCAAGTGCGAATTGCAGTaaaagaaattcgagaaaGGAATTTGGGAGATGTTCAGCCTTTAcacgaagaaattaaattacatagtCAGTTAAGACATAGAAATATTGTTCAGTATTTGGGATCGGTAAGTGAGGATGGAtacttcaaaatttttatggaGCAGGTTCCAGGAG gAAGTCTATCTGCTCTATTACGTTCTAAATGGGGtccattaaaagaaaatgaatcaaCAATATCATATTACACTAAACAGATTTTAGAAGgacttaaatatttacatgatCAAAAAATAGTTCACAGAGATATTAAAg GTGATAATGTGTTAGTTAATACTTACAGTGGAGTGGTTAAGATTTCAGACTTTGGTATGTCTAAACGTTTGGCTGGTCTGTGTCCAAGTACTGAAACATTCACGGGAACTTTACAATATATGGCACCAGAAGTTATTGACAAAGGTCAACGTGGTTATGGTGCACCt GCTGATATTTGGTCTCTGGGCTGTACTATAGTTGAAATGGCAACAGGAAAACCACCATTTATCGAATTGGGTTCTGCTCAAGCAGCTGTATTCaaa GTTGGATACTATAAAATACATCCTGAAATACCATCTGAATTATCCGAGAGAGccaaaagttttatattaagATGTTTTGAACCAAATCCTGATGTGAGAGCAACTGCTGCAGAATTGTTGGAAGATCCATTTTTAAATGA aaaaaagaaaactagtAGATTGGCAGCACCACCAGACTTTAGTAGAAGTATATCTGTTCCTGCGGATAGAATTGATCGTTTAGGAAAGTgtgataaaacaaataataatcatattgtAACTGCAGTTCCAATGCAAACATCACAATCAGATGACAG aattgCATGTAGTGGAGGGCTAACCAAGTCAAGCCCATTGAGAGAGCGCAGTCCAGCTCACCTTCTGTCTCCCATCAGCATGCCATCTGcaactctttcttttaacaG TACAATAGGTAATACACCATCAATAGAAACAAGTGAAAGTGATGCAACTGGAGCTTCTATAACTAGAAGAAGTTCTTCTGGTGGATTATTATCACCAGAAGTTGAATTAGGAG GGCAATCAGGACATAAATCTggagaagaacaagaaggtttttatctattaaaaaaagatagtcaGAGAAGAATGACACTGACAAGAGTTCTTAGTCaagatgaaacaaaaatttgtgaAGTTTGGATGAGAGGTATACATCAGGATGTAGGACAAACTGTTCTACGCATg aatcatttaatattattgatgcGTGGATTAAAGGACTACATTTCTGAACAAAATCAAGAAGTGATCATAACAGCTATACGCACATTGAAAGAAGAATTAGATTTTGATTCAACCGCGATTAACCATCTTCAACTGGCTATTTACTTGTTCCAAACAGCAGTGAATGAAGTTTTAAGAATGCATAGCATTAAACCACATTGGATGTTTGCATTGGATAATTTAGTAAGGAATGCCGTTCAAGCAGCCATTACAGTATTGTCGCCTG aaCTTGGAGCAAATTTATTGGGACAAGAGCGCGTACAACCTGGTGGTCAAGGTCCTGAAGAGGGTTCTACATCTGGTGTTTCAACAGTTAATTCTATAAAGTCTCAAAAGATAGTTGATTCTGTCGATAACAAGTATTGGAAAGAGTATCATGATCAAATGGGCActttaaaaatggaaaatatgaaGTTACTGCAAGAATTGTTAGATTGTCAGAAATCGTATCAAGTATTATTGCAGCAAGCTTTAGAAGAACAAAGAGCACAAATGAATACATTGACTCATCTTTGTGAGAGTATTAATAGAAAAGCTTTAAGACAAGAATCAGG TTATAATTCTAGTATGTCTGGTTGTAAAAATGGGACTAATCAATCAGACTTATTACAAACAGAAAATACAAATCCTACAGATTCTTCATATAGAGATGGAGCACTTATAAATTGGTTACAAGATCTTCAAATAGATGAAGTTTCGATCGATAGg tttATGTATGAGGAATACACTTTGGAAGatgttttaaattatcttaCAAGGGATGATATTCGAAGACTCAATTTAAg ggGCGGCATCGAACTAAGGATATGGCAagctatattaaaatatagaagGGATCaggaaaatacaaattaa